One segment of Olsenella uli DSM 7084 DNA contains the following:
- a CDS encoding MSCRAMM family protein yields MDFRFDGGTFSIAGESSVLLSEVFSRLSVGREASDVVSCEFSDPALLSVGREGDDWRLASLAPFSTEERLSCTFPDGDVVEIRVTDATINNGGSKVVVAGNHDDYMSSFAFTDARIDPGKINTATHGPSGSTYSFASSNPNLVLSTSDITGQGDTVHAICWTAPITQNASPNATATLLFYDAAEFSDGSHGDVRIQLTIEDFVINDALVSSYPTQTFVWNGHAPCLFAWNGTGRPMNSGIGIQTKVDMQVLNKDGTEHVGSKLIWQQNEIDGPDAVSYATSTFAGAYCEGFVIDYGAQSKAYIPRTSGVAVDIAGSSATPDANGLWIRASQNSPATTAQYGAAANCFSMLAGSHVIERFRASGAHGGGLITKAVAIKAAPYYRAYNNGTLSGWVLGSTGGGIQIHDYADQAWLSWSVGAAASTGYLTRYAGNGKAVPLNAVPSEGFYRSDVTYNGATINSTFNSSNNSFYINSLNADGFVEAYYTPVTGTVTIKKADASTGEPLAGAEFTCSGTSSVHGAFSLTSADNGDGTYTIANVPYGRASDAYTVSETRVPAGYEAAPDQTVAGDAFAAAGAVVELSFEDAPPRPPSPS; encoded by the coding sequence GTGGACTTCCGCTTCGACGGAGGGACGTTCTCCATCGCCGGCGAGTCCTCGGTCCTGCTCTCCGAGGTCTTCTCCCGCCTGTCGGTGGGCCGCGAGGCCTCCGACGTCGTCTCCTGCGAGTTCAGCGACCCGGCCCTCCTTTCCGTGGGGCGGGAGGGGGACGACTGGAGGCTGGCGTCGCTCGCGCCCTTCTCCACCGAGGAGAGGCTCTCCTGCACGTTCCCGGACGGCGACGTGGTCGAGATCAGGGTGACCGACGCGACGATAAACAATGGCGGGAGCAAGGTCGTGGTGGCAGGGAACCACGACGATTACATGTCGTCTTTCGCGTTCACCGATGCGAGGATCGATCCGGGCAAGATAAACACGGCAACGCATGGACCGAGCGGCAGCACGTATTCCTTCGCGTCTTCAAATCCAAACCTGGTTCTTTCAACCTCCGATATCACAGGCCAGGGAGACACGGTGCATGCAATTTGCTGGACGGCGCCGATCACCCAGAACGCCTCGCCGAACGCGACGGCTACCCTGCTCTTCTACGATGCCGCAGAGTTTTCAGACGGGTCGCACGGAGATGTGAGAATCCAGCTGACGATCGAAGACTTCGTGATAAATGACGCGCTGGTAAGCAGCTATCCCACGCAGACGTTTGTCTGGAACGGACACGCCCCCTGCCTGTTCGCCTGGAACGGCACCGGGAGGCCGATGAATTCCGGAATAGGGATTCAAACGAAAGTCGATATGCAGGTCTTGAATAAGGACGGCACCGAGCATGTAGGATCCAAGTTAATCTGGCAGCAGAACGAGATCGACGGCCCCGACGCGGTGTCCTACGCAACGTCCACATTTGCGGGTGCCTATTGCGAGGGCTTCGTCATAGATTACGGAGCGCAGTCTAAGGCATACATCCCCCGGACGTCGGGGGTCGCCGTGGACATAGCGGGGTCAAGCGCGACGCCCGACGCGAACGGACTGTGGATACGGGCCTCCCAAAACTCCCCGGCGACGACCGCCCAGTACGGCGCCGCCGCAAACTGCTTCTCCATGCTGGCGGGCTCCCATGTCATAGAGAGGTTCCGCGCCTCCGGCGCTCACGGGGGCGGGTTGATAACGAAGGCCGTTGCGATCAAAGCAGCGCCGTATTACAGGGCCTACAACAACGGCACCCTTTCCGGATGGGTGCTCGGTTCGACAGGTGGCGGCATCCAGATCCACGACTACGCAGATCAAGCGTGGTTGAGCTGGTCTGTGGGAGCGGCGGCATCCACCGGGTATCTGACGAGGTATGCAGGGAACGGGAAAGCGGTTCCGTTGAACGCGGTCCCATCGGAGGGGTTCTACCGTTCCGATGTCACCTACAATGGCGCGACGATAAACAGCACGTTCAATTCCTCAAACAACTCCTTCTACATAAACAGTCTAAACGCCGATGGGTTCGTAGAAGCGTACTACACCCCTGTCACCGGCACCGTCACCATCAAGAAGGCCGACGCGTCGACGGGCGAGCCCCTGGCGGGCGCCGAGTTCACGTGCTCGGGAACCTCCAGCGTCCACGGCGCCTTCTCGCTGACGTCCGCCGACAACGGCGACGGCACCTACACCATCGCCAACGTCCCCTACGGCAGGGCCTCCGACGCCTACACGGTCTCCGAGACCCGGGTCCCGGCGGGATACGAGGCCGCCCCCGACCAGACGGTGGCGGGCGACGCCTTCGCCGCCGCCGGCGCCGTCGTGGAGCTCTCCTTCGAGGACGCGCCTCCCAGGCCCCCTTCTCCTTCGTGA
- a CDS encoding type IV toxin-antitoxin system AbiEi family antitoxin domain-containing protein, which yields MTKFDDIYEEAVDSHGLITSARAAELGVTNNELVQYARRGRLERVGHGLYRLARRVPEDNDPYALAVALAGPGAYLFGESVIAMLGLAPTNPSRLHVAVPGRIRRRLPDGLVVERGDGMGTTAYDGISSQTAEAAIRACRGRMMPERLVQAAGAARREGYVDEVEYGRLIEEVEGS from the coding sequence ATGACGAAGTTCGATGACATATACGAGGAGGCAGTCGATAGCCACGGGCTCATCACGTCCGCGCGCGCGGCGGAGCTCGGCGTCACCAATAACGAGCTCGTGCAATACGCGAGGCGCGGACGCCTCGAGAGGGTCGGTCACGGGCTCTACCGTCTGGCAAGGCGCGTTCCGGAGGACAATGATCCCTACGCGCTCGCGGTCGCTCTCGCCGGGCCTGGGGCGTATCTTTTCGGCGAATCCGTGATCGCTATGCTCGGCCTTGCGCCCACCAACCCGAGCCGCCTCCATGTTGCCGTTCCTGGGCGCATCCGCAGAAGGCTTCCTGACGGGCTCGTCGTGGAACGCGGGGACGGGATGGGGACGACGGCCTACGACGGCATATCCTCTCAGACAGCCGAAGCTGCCATACGGGCCTGCAGGGGCAGGATGATGCCCGAGAGGCTCGTGCAGGCGGCGGGGGCCGCTAGGCGCGAGGGCTACGTCGATGAGGTGGAGTACGGCAGGCTGATAGAAGAAGTCGAGGGGTCATGA
- a CDS encoding nucleotidyl transferase AbiEii/AbiGii toxin family protein, protein MKKPNSRRNLDVAIERAFGRGRSFTRARATIANVIVGQMLPDGAVKGGSSIKLRLGEGATRYTTDLDVARASDLEDWIARLRSSLAEGWEGFTGRVVTREPASPEGVPAAYVMQPFAVKLDYNGKPWVTVDLEVGHNEIGDADEPDLCLPRFVVEMFESIGLPSPGPVPLMPVSHQIAQKLHGLSEPGSRRAHDLIDLQLLVAGCDVDYAKTRSVCERLFAYRQMQSWPPKIDGSADWNDLYREQSGELDVVDDVELAVTYMTI, encoded by the coding sequence ATGAAGAAGCCGAACAGCAGGAGGAACCTCGACGTTGCCATAGAGAGGGCGTTCGGGCGCGGTCGCTCGTTCACGAGGGCCCGAGCTACCATCGCGAACGTCATAGTCGGCCAGATGCTTCCCGACGGTGCCGTGAAGGGTGGCAGCTCCATAAAGCTCCGCCTCGGCGAGGGCGCCACACGCTACACCACCGATCTCGACGTCGCGAGGGCGTCAGATCTGGAGGACTGGATCGCACGCCTCCGGAGCTCGCTTGCCGAAGGCTGGGAGGGCTTCACCGGCCGCGTCGTGACACGCGAACCGGCGTCGCCCGAGGGGGTGCCTGCAGCCTACGTCATGCAACCGTTTGCCGTAAAGCTCGACTACAACGGCAAGCCCTGGGTAACCGTCGACCTTGAAGTCGGCCACAACGAGATAGGGGATGCCGACGAACCTGACCTCTGCCTTCCCCGCTTCGTCGTGGAGATGTTCGAGTCCATCGGGCTGCCCAGCCCCGGTCCCGTTCCCCTCATGCCTGTTTCCCACCAGATAGCCCAGAAACTCCACGGGCTGAGCGAGCCCGGCAGCAGACGCGCGCACGACCTCATCGATCTGCAACTGCTCGTGGCAGGGTGCGACGTCGATTACGCGAAGACCCGCTCTGTCTGTGAGCGCCTCTTCGCCTATCGCCAGATGCAATCCTGGCCACCGAAGATCGATGGAAGTGCCGATTGGAACGACCTGTACCGTGAGCAGTCAGGCGAGCTCGACGTCGTCGATGATGTCGAGCTCGCAGTGACATACATGACCATATAG
- a CDS encoding helix-turn-helix domain-containing protein: MSDPDVPGGSWAGSLFTAPLANVGLVPSHENPRGCGVFFAGDGEASEGWYHAWSLDRDLVVASCDFRLLKRVPFAFDFTNYFAIRHESAGIFPPAQVMAFLETRPRTGRVVMPTGTHVAYTEIEYYDGYFEKAFGSGCSESLAHLSACLGAMRGEGMWDPQIPRLLEAIGGTEAHGRAAELLFAGIANEVMGRMLAMEDRFSEAVDDGDRRAIVLVADHIRANIDAPPRLGELADMAQMGTTKFKRLFRQLTGTTTTEFIATERVERAKRLLASSELSVGQIARMCGFARATSFSALFSKRVGTPPRTFRKLARVAFSDDPVRAVELR, from the coding sequence ATGTCCGACCCCGACGTCCCCGGCGGATCCTGGGCTGGCTCGCTCTTTACCGCCCCTCTGGCGAATGTCGGGCTCGTCCCCTCGCACGAGAACCCACGAGGCTGCGGCGTGTTCTTCGCGGGCGACGGGGAGGCTTCTGAGGGCTGGTACCACGCGTGGTCGCTCGATCGAGACCTCGTCGTGGCAAGCTGCGACTTCAGGCTGCTCAAACGAGTTCCATTCGCATTCGATTTCACCAACTACTTCGCGATTCGCCACGAGAGCGCCGGCATCTTCCCGCCAGCGCAGGTCATGGCGTTCCTGGAGACCAGGCCTCGCACCGGTCGCGTCGTGATGCCGACGGGCACGCACGTCGCCTACACCGAGATCGAGTACTACGACGGGTATTTCGAGAAGGCGTTCGGCAGCGGGTGCTCCGAGTCGTTGGCCCACCTTTCCGCATGCCTTGGCGCAATGCGCGGCGAGGGCATGTGGGACCCGCAGATTCCGCGCCTGCTCGAGGCGATCGGCGGCACCGAGGCGCACGGCAGGGCGGCCGAACTGCTTTTCGCGGGTATCGCGAACGAGGTGATGGGGCGTATGCTGGCCATGGAGGACCGTTTTTCCGAGGCGGTCGACGACGGGGACCGCCGGGCGATCGTGCTCGTGGCCGACCACATCCGGGCCAACATCGACGCCCCGCCCCGTCTCGGGGAGCTCGCCGACATGGCGCAGATGGGCACGACCAAGTTCAAACGGCTCTTCCGGCAGCTGACCGGGACCACCACCACCGAGTTCATCGCGACAGAGCGCGTCGAGCGGGCGAAGCGGCTGCTCGCCTCGAGCGAACTGAGCGTCGGCCAGATCGCGCGCATGTGCGGCTTCGCGCGCGCGACGAGCTTCTCGGCGCTGTTCTCGAAGCGCGTCGGAACGCCTCCCCGCACGTTCCGCAAGCTCGCGCGCGTCGCGTTCTCGGACGATCCGGTCCGAGCCGTCGAGCTGCGCTGA
- a CDS encoding energy-coupling factor transporter transmembrane component T family protein has protein sequence MALTDDNGLCSRLDVRTKLAVLLALIVTGAFVKDFAWGSMVFAFACMLTFAIGRRKMALSFAASYVLIMLVFWVTLSLPRSVSGAMGSAVLLARTCMPVFLFAAAFVSSTKIGDLTAALYGLRLPRALVVPLAVCVRFFPTLGQEAGAVLTSMHLRGLGLSPRNVVAHPVLTFESLLVPLMLRCAKIADELAASAVARGIDRPGLRTSYSPIRITAADVAVLASTVAWCAGVAAAKAYFEGGLVV, from the coding sequence GTGGCTTTGACCGACGACAACGGACTCTGCAGCCGTCTCGACGTGCGCACCAAGCTTGCGGTGCTCCTTGCGCTCATCGTCACCGGCGCGTTCGTCAAAGACTTCGCGTGGGGCAGCATGGTCTTCGCCTTCGCGTGCATGCTGACCTTCGCGATTGGGCGGAGGAAGATGGCGCTGTCGTTCGCGGCAAGCTATGTGCTCATCATGCTCGTCTTCTGGGTCACCTTGTCCTTGCCGCGGAGCGTGTCGGGGGCCATGGGCTCGGCCGTCCTGCTGGCGCGCACGTGCATGCCGGTATTCCTGTTCGCCGCAGCGTTCGTGTCGTCGACCAAGATCGGAGACCTCACGGCGGCGCTGTATGGTCTGCGCCTGCCGCGCGCTTTGGTGGTGCCGCTCGCGGTGTGCGTCCGTTTCTTCCCGACGCTCGGCCAGGAGGCCGGCGCCGTGCTCACCTCGATGCACCTGCGCGGGCTGGGCCTTTCGCCGCGCAACGTCGTCGCGCACCCGGTTCTCACGTTCGAATCGCTGCTGGTGCCCCTCATGCTGCGCTGCGCGAAGATAGCCGACGAGCTCGCGGCGTCGGCGGTGGCGCGCGGCATCGACCGGCCGGGCCTCCGCACGTCGTACAGCCCCATCCGCATCACGGCGGCCGACGTCGCCGTGCTGGCGAGCACCGTCGCCTGGTGCGCCGGCGTCGCCGCCGCCAAAGCGTATTTCGAAGGCGGCCTGGTCGTATGA
- a CDS encoding ABC transporter ATP-binding protein yields MSVPVIEFEGVSFTYAGADEASVKKVSLAVEAGECVVLCGRSGCGKTTLTRLANGLAGGFWEGRRTGAVRVEGRNVDEFEEWQLAEHIGSVFQNPRTQFFNLDTTGEIAFALENLGVPRDEMHARVARVADELGATDLLDRSIFKLSGGQMQSIAFASVSVCEPRAYVLDEPSSNLDPVGMERLAALIAKAKAAGSAVLVAEHRLAYLSDAADTYVLIEEGRVAHAWTPSEFEALSALERTRMGLRSPAPPRTADLVARLRIGATSAFPALEARGVVAEYDRDDEVLRNVTAGFEAGHVTGVVAPNGTGKSTLFKCLAGVHPEVLGHVRIDGAVTIPRKRADNVFLVMQDPDYQLFRPTVRDELTTLPRVEGGIDPARADAMLERFGLASVADRHPASLSGGQKQRVACALAALSDARALLFDEPTSGLDLDNMRRLARTMRELADEGRAVVVATHDPELLSEACDRIITLG; encoded by the coding sequence ATGAGCGTGCCGGTCATCGAGTTCGAGGGCGTGTCGTTCACGTATGCAGGCGCCGACGAGGCCTCGGTGAAGAAGGTCTCGCTTGCGGTCGAGGCAGGGGAGTGCGTGGTCCTGTGCGGGCGCTCGGGCTGCGGCAAGACCACCCTGACCCGCCTTGCCAACGGGCTGGCCGGCGGCTTTTGGGAGGGAAGGCGTACAGGCGCGGTGCGCGTCGAAGGGCGAAACGTCGACGAATTCGAAGAATGGCAGCTCGCCGAGCATATAGGCAGCGTGTTTCAGAACCCCCGCACGCAGTTCTTCAACCTCGACACGACGGGCGAGATCGCCTTCGCCCTCGAGAACCTGGGCGTCCCGCGCGACGAGATGCATGCGCGCGTGGCACGCGTGGCAGACGAGCTGGGTGCGACCGACCTGCTCGATCGCTCGATCTTCAAGCTCTCGGGCGGCCAGATGCAGTCGATCGCCTTCGCAAGCGTTTCGGTCTGCGAGCCAAGGGCCTACGTGCTCGACGAGCCGTCGAGCAACCTGGATCCCGTCGGCATGGAGCGGCTCGCTGCACTCATCGCCAAGGCGAAGGCCGCGGGTTCCGCGGTGCTTGTCGCCGAGCATCGCCTGGCCTACCTCTCAGATGCCGCCGACACGTACGTCCTCATCGAAGAGGGTCGGGTCGCGCACGCATGGACCCCGAGCGAGTTCGAAGCGCTCTCTGCCCTGGAACGCACCCGTATGGGCCTGCGCTCGCCGGCACCGCCGCGCACGGCCGATCTCGTCGCACGGCTTCGCATCGGTGCGACGTCGGCGTTTCCGGCACTTGAGGCGCGCGGCGTCGTCGCGGAGTACGACCGCGACGACGAGGTGCTGCGCAACGTGACCGCGGGCTTCGAGGCCGGGCACGTCACCGGCGTCGTAGCGCCGAACGGGACGGGCAAGTCCACGCTGTTCAAATGCCTGGCCGGCGTGCACCCCGAGGTGCTGGGGCACGTGCGCATCGACGGGGCCGTTACGATTCCCAGGAAGCGCGCGGACAATGTCTTCCTAGTAATGCAGGACCCCGACTATCAGCTGTTCAGACCGACGGTTCGCGACGAGCTCACGACGCTTCCCCGCGTCGAGGGCGGCATCGACCCTGCACGCGCCGACGCGATGCTCGAGCGATTCGGGCTGGCTTCGGTTGCGGATCGCCATCCCGCCTCGCTTTCGGGCGGTCAGAAGCAGCGCGTCGCATGCGCCTTGGCTGCGCTCTCGGACGCCCGCGCGCTGCTGTTCGACGAGCCGACGAGCGGCCTTGACCTGGACAACATGCGCCGACTTGCGCGAACCATGCGCGAGCTGGCGGACGAAGGCCGAGCGGTCGTGGTGGCAACCCATGATCCCGAACTGCTCTCGGAGGCATGCGATCGGATTATCACGCTTGGATGA
- a CDS encoding MptD family putative ECF transporter S component, whose protein sequence is MEANVEERKLTSRDLIALGVFSLLFMIVSMLVVGLTSISVIAYCGCCAIAAIPAGIVWTYMHVRIPRAGTSLVMAAVFAIVVFAVGSGWPVALGLLIGGGVSELVRKAVGRRRFSGIAVGYALFETCWAAGIFVPMFADQDYYRALMGSNNIDPSYMESMLSFVTPQTFAAIAAVTIVGALIGAFLGRAVFKKHFERAGIA, encoded by the coding sequence ATGGAAGCAAACGTTGAAGAGAGGAAGCTCACCTCGAGGGATCTCATCGCGCTCGGCGTCTTCTCGCTGCTCTTCATGATCGTGAGCATGCTCGTCGTCGGCCTCACCTCGATAAGCGTCATCGCCTACTGCGGCTGCTGTGCCATCGCGGCCATCCCCGCGGGCATCGTCTGGACCTACATGCACGTGCGCATCCCACGCGCGGGCACGTCGCTCGTCATGGCCGCCGTCTTCGCCATCGTCGTGTTCGCCGTCGGCAGCGGCTGGCCGGTCGCCCTGGGCCTCCTGATCGGCGGCGGCGTCTCCGAGTTGGTGCGTAAAGCGGTCGGTCGCAGGCGCTTTTCGGGGATCGCCGTCGGCTACGCGCTGTTCGAGACCTGCTGGGCCGCCGGCATCTTCGTCCCCATGTTCGCGGATCAGGACTACTATCGCGCACTCATGGGATCGAACAACATCGATCCGTCCTACATGGAGTCGATGCTCTCGTTCGTGACGCCCCAGACGTTCGCCGCCATCGCCGCCGTCACCATCGTCGGGGCGCTCATCGGCGCCTTCCTAGGGCGCGCCGTCTTCAAGAAGCACTTCGAGCGCGCCGGCATCGCATAA